The genomic window CTGGAGGAGCCATTGAGGAGGCCGTGCGGAGGATGGGGGAGAGGAAGGATGCGACCGGGCCCCACCCACGTCGACACGGCGGCCAGGGGGGCGTTCCCTCGTGCTCACCGCCGCctcgggagggaaggggagagagggagagtaaGGGGAGGGAGGGcaaaggaggagggaggaggaggattgGCGCCACCGGCGTGGACCGATCGCAGCAAGCGAGCGGTGGAGACGGGGAGGGCTCATGTTGGATCTGGCTGCTCGGTGCAGATCCACCGCCTCCTTTGGCTGCGCGAGGTCGACGCCGTGGTCTAGCCTCAGATCGGCCGCCGGGAGGGGCCCCGCGAGGGGCCGCTCCAGATCCACCGCCAAGGTTGCTGACGTGACCTTCTCGTCGTCATGCACGGCCAGCACGGAGGTTCCTCCACCGCCAGAGGCCTCCGACGCGTCAGGGCGTCCGCTGGCTGGCGACGCGGCCGTGGAGACGACCGGCGACAGAGGGGCGAAACCCTAGGCCACGCGAGCCGCCGCGTTGCATCGTGAGGAGGAAGTggcgtggtggcggtggtggtggtggaggaggaggaggaggagaaggaggagggagACCACCGCCGTACGAAGGGCGGGCCACCGCCGAGGCCATCCCGTGCCATCGCCTGAGCCGCGTGCGAGCggggagcgagggagggagagagagagcgagagagagcggggaggaggagggcgtcggGGCCGGTGAGAGCCGCCGAGGGCTTCGTAGCGGGCGGGCGCGGGCCTGTAGCGAGCGACGGGAGCCAACACGGGCCATCGATCGGAAGAATCGGACGGACAGGGGAGTTTCGGGCGACGTGGCCACCCTGGTtggcggccaaagctcgccggcTTAATGATAGTAAATGTAGCACACGGGAACAGGATGGATGGCGTGTGATAGAGGCTATCTAACAATAGAGAGCGAAAGGTATGGAATACATGGCTACTTGGAAAGTCATTTACTTAGTTTCTTGGAGAAGATTTTTTCCCTAATACTAACTATATTTAGCTTTACAAAAATGATTTGGCTAATCTCTTGAAGATGCTGTTATAAGAGAAACATGGGAGGTAATAGTTAGCTAGTTAATAGCTCATAACTAATATTAGCTAGCTTCTAAAAACAGATGacattagctagctaactattagctgaTTTTATCCAACTAGTGAGATAGTTTTAGCTAGGtattagctaacaattagcttGATATTAGCTTAATCCATTTAGATCCAAAGAAGTTAATTATTAGCTTTTCCAAACAGGGCCAGGGCCTATGTTTGTTGGAGTTAGACATTGGTATAAATTGTTAGCGTTTGGATTATCAAAAATTGCATAATAGAAGTTCTTTCATAGACTCGTATGTTTAGATGTACTAAACATGCATATAAGAAATAGTGACATATCTGAGATTTGATGCCATAAAGTTTTGCTATCAACCATGCAGATTCTAAACTACAAATTGACCAGTATTGTTATGATATTTATAAATGCCACATATAAAAATAATACACGGAGTAGCATATATGAGTTACAAATCGTGGTAAACTGGACCTCgcttttttttttatgaaacacgTGCTAAGCACGTTTTTGAAAAAATATGATAATATGGACCGATTAAAATAGTTTGAAGAAGCAGTTCGAGGTAAAATTTTATTCATGGTTAAACGATAAAATGAGTTGTTTTAGGTAGCTACATAATggtaataaaaatgaaaatggagttTGTTAGGCAAGCCAAAATTTTATGCTCAAATACGATAGTGCCGCGTGTAGATGCGCGGGTCCAACGGCAACgagagtggggggggggggggggggcttgtaGCAGACCGAGATTTCCAAAATAGAAATCCTGATCCTTTTGCCCCTCTGTGATAATCCCAGTATACCTCAGTTATCACGGGCGTCCATATTACAGATGATTATAGagtcatacaacatcagagtGCACAAATAAATATATTACAATATTTTGGTTACAACTAACAACAAACAAAACACCGTTATTTTGTCGTGGAAGCGAATCTTGGCGATCTCCCATCCAAAGGCATCCTTGAGTATAGAACGAAATCAACTACCAATCTTAACATCACTGTAAGTCAAGAAATCTGCACactgccagatgtgtgcaggccatgatcagcaccgatgagctttagtggaaagtaTAAAataaagggatctggcgatcctaatagtttgattgtggtttgcatccttagcgcatgcaaAAGTAGCATCAAAAGTAATAATAAATCTTCTCTAGTCCCAAACCACAATCTCATTCTCGCatccactcatcatcatcacaagtcatcACTCATCATCCCTCACAACACCCTCAGTCTCTCAGTCTAGTCGATGAGGCAACCACCGCACGCCCCTCGTCTAATCGGCCTGAAGCCGTACCTTAGCTGCAGGGGGAGAAAAGCAAAGCACAAAAGAAGCTAGTGAGCTGAACCCTGCACACATGTACGTGGTCATATCCGAGACCGCGGCTACATGTACAAATTTTCCCCCACATGAACATCGTCGACGTATCACCGTCAAACGATGAACACTGCCACCGCAAACTAGGCCGACTAACACCAGTCTTGCCCACCAGCCAGAGCGAAGATATATAGACGCCACTATATAAGCTGGGATCGTGTCGTTGAGGTAGCACGGAGTAACCCCCACCCTCCTGAACTAATTTGGGCAACGGACCGCACCCATGTAAGCATGTGGTGTGCACGGAAATAACCCGTGATTTATGGCTGCAACCTACTCAGTCCTTAAGTTAGCCAGATCGAGCACCTTCCACCAATCTTTTGGAGATGTTACCGTTCCCAGGTTTTTAAAAAATTTTCCACCTACAAAATATGGTGTAAACTTTTGCggaaggaactaaacaaggcatgAGTATTTAAGTAAATTAACTCTTGATTTTGCATGAACAATGCGTCATATCAGGGCTTGATGTCTCTTTAGGGCTCATTCGTTTATGGCCATTCCAGCCCAGGAATAGTTCTTGGTAAGGATTGCATTGGCTATACAAATTACACTAGCATTATTCTAGAATTTAATGGCGCTATGCATTCAGTGGTAGGCGAGATCTCCATCGACAGCGAGGCACATGTGGTGACTTCGTGATTTTCAAGATCTGTCGGCTTAGTCCATCAAAGGTGCTCATAGAGGTAGAGTTttacgtacgtgtgttcatagggatGAATGTACGTGTATGTTGTGGACGTctgcgttgtactgtgtaattaaaaaaaaacatttctGGTAGGAATAGTTCTTGGTCACCATTCCTTGCCAAACAAACACAGCCTCAAGATGCTGGAAACTTGTTGCTAAGAGAAACCATGGGGAATATGTACGAATTTAgcctatcattttcattattcaTGCTATATATTTGGAGAGGTTCTTTTTTCTTAAACAGGGCGTGCCTATCACGCGGACATGCATCAATCACCTTCTGAGGACTGAGGCCCCGTTTTACCGTGTCACTGCGATGATATTGAATGTTGCGCGGCTTGGCACCTGTCGCTGCATAGCAATATCCCGTCCTCTCGACTCATCAACGTGACCCATGAGACGGAGACTCGGAGTCCCCGTAACATTCCGGATTTTTCTGTAACCCAAaaaaaaatacgaactttttaatttttttctacAATATATATAGCATGTAGTCGCTAGGTCAAATCTAAGTCAAACTATTCCCATCCCAACCTAACTTCAAAATCCCAATTTCAAAACTTTGATGCATGCATACAACCAAACATAACCTCGTTTTATACCGAatcaacaacaaagacaaccaaacacaacaTGGTGCATGATTTGAGCATATATCTCATCAGCCCAGCTCCCCATCACCAAAACAACCATTCACACCCTAAAAATTGATTGAATTATTTACTATCCAtactgaaaaatattattcatacAAAAATATTATGATAAAAAATACTGGTTAAAAAACAAACCGAACAAACAGGCTGACCAGGCAGCCGGCTCTCGAGAAGATGTGATCCATAGCCGGTCTACACAAGGAAACAAACTGGGATAGACCCCGAGAAAGGCAAAAAAGTAGTACCACCATGGCTCATGGCCATGTGAAAGAATTAACGGTAGCGGTAGCCCGCAGGAGAACAGAACCAATCGTTGACAACTGGGCCACCTACTAGGACAGCCCCACAAGTCATTCTGGTAGATTGGCACCGTTGAAATATCTCTCGGGTCCACTTTTAATAGCCGGCTCCACTAGCCGAACCCAGTGCAGTACTATATATCCACGCTGCGCCCACCTGCTCGCGAAAAAAGTTCAATCTGGAGTGTCGCTTGTTTCAAATCCCTCGCTTTGCTTCCTCTCCCCGCTTCCTCTTACCAAATCTAGGGTTCCCGATCGAAATCCtgcgccgtcgccgccaccgccgccgccggcgataaTGTCGGCCAGCGCCGAGCCCGAGAAggacgccgcggccgcggccgccgccgaggGCGACGAGAAGACGGAGGCGAAGGGCGCCGGCTCCGGCTGGGAGCTGCTGTACTGCGGCGGGACGAGCTTCGACGCCATGGGCAGGAAGGTGGTGGGCGGGGCGCAGGGCAACCTGGTGTCGCCGACGCGGTTGCGGCCGCTCGTGGGCGTTGATATCCGCTTCGTCGCCCCTGGATGCAGTGAGTCCCGTCGTCCTTGCCTGCGTTTGAGATGATGTGCGCGCCAATTTTTTGGCGGGACGGGAGGTGCTGGAACTAGTTGACGCTTATAAATGTTTAGATTAGTTTATGATCATAGATGCAATCACACGAAAGCAGGTCGAGTTGGTCTGTGGTCCTTCTCTGGAGTTTAGATTCGTTCAGGGATTGGGTCATTCGATGAGTTCGCGCTGAAATGTTGGCCTGTCTGAATTTAAGTCTGTACAGAAAATGGGGGCAAAATAGGTTACTGCGGTACCATTATTGGTATAACTTTCCAGTACAGCCTTAGTCTGTTAGTCGCACCAATGTTGAGAAGATTAGTTTGAAAAAATATGCAGAGGGACTACAGTATTGAAACTTCTCACTTACCTCTACCTTTTATCATGTAATTTCATCAAAAGCTGTAATCGAAATAGCTGCATGTTTTTTGTGGAGCGGTGGCGTTAAATAGATACAAATGGACTGAGCTGGGCTGGGTTACTTGGTCCCCCAAAAAAGGCGCCTGCGGGGTGAGGGGGAGGGGTGAGTGAACAAATACAAATGTGTCGGTCGACTTGGACAAAAAGAAACGAAGGGAAGTGATGGGAGCCCTAAATGTTGGAGCCCAGTGCCGTTACCTCTTGTCGTTTTGCCTCCTCTGCAGCCAACCTGCCACTCTTTACTATTCTCCCTCTGTGCACGTGGAAGGGTGGAGCAGAGGCGGCAGGAGGTCAGGAGTGCTCGTTGGCGGCATGCAGATGAGAGCTCGGCAGTGACGTGCCGACGTGAGAGGCTGATATGGCTTGCACACTCGGACAAAGTCCTCACTTATTGCGGCATGTGAGTGAGGGGGCTGGGGGTTGTAATTGTAACGGCGTGGTATGGAGATTGCTTGAGATGGAAGCCCACCAATTTACTGTTCCTTTGTCTAAAAGTCACCTCTTGCTTAATTTGATTGGTGAATAAATTGAGGTACTATCTTAATCGTATATTGAAGGTTATATGCTTTACCATGTTGTATATTTGGTTTCAGTTATCCGAATTTCAACTCAACAGTTGTTCAATATACTTTTCAGTCTTTGCTAGTGACTTGTTTTAACATTTTTCCCAGCTGCTTGCCACTGTGTTGCTTTAGATGCTGAAGGCAAATGTTATACATGGGGTCGCAATGAGGTATAAATCTGAATAGTCAGTTGCACTTGTTCTATTTATTGCTTAACACTAATACCTTCTAGCAGAAGGGACAGCTAGGACATGGGGATACTCTTTTGCGTAACCTGCCGACTGTTGTTTCTCAACTATCAAAGTAAGATAGTCTATTTGCCTACAACAGCAAGCTCTTTACCTGCAGCTTTATTGTTAATAACTGTCTATAGCATTGGTAAACTCGTGAGCTAATTAGGTAGTATGACTAATATGAGTGTTATGAAGCCGTTAAACATTCTTTATGTGTTCAAAGATATTAACAGACACTTGTTAATCCTCCAGATACAAAATCATCAAAGCAAGTGTTGGAAGAAACCATACAGTGGTTGTAACTGATGATGGGAAATCCTTCTCTTTCGGCCATAACAAGCATGGACAGTTAGGGACGGGTTCCTTAAGGAATGGTTGGTATCTTTCACTTCTTATTGCCTGTGAATAGTCACAGAGGTGCCAACACACACCATTTTGTTGCTAACATATCGTTATGTTTTTCAAGTTTAAACAATCATGATACACTCTACAAACATGTAGATATTTTATTCAAATTTCTTTTTTTCCTATTCTGCTTGATGAAACCATTAGTACTTCGATGTAGCATCTCATGTGAACTTGAAGTTATCTTTGAGTACTTGTTGGAAATGGCATTTCATACATTCCTTTTGCCCCCAGGGTCTgtttttttttgaggaatcagGAGGAGCCAGGGGCTCCTACTGCAGATAGATTAAAATAAAGTGTACAGATTACAGTTAAACAGAGAAGGGGCAAGCAAAAGCACAAACAGGATCTGTGGGACAATTGATAAACTTAACTTTGTTATATTCTTCAGCATAATGGTATTATCATTGTCCAGGATTGATAATTAGTCTTGAGAATCTTGTGGACATTTTCCCCCCTCTTTGATCTTACATGTTGCTATTTTACCGTGGTTCTTCAATTGATGCAGAGATTGAGTCATCGCCAGTGCCCTGTATTGTTGCGGAAGCAACCAACGCTGTCTGTGGGGCTGATTTTACCATCTGGTTGTCATCTGTGGAAGGCTCTTCTATACTGTATGTCTTTGCTGGAGATTAAAAACTAGAAATCTTCAACCTCTTTTGATTAATATCTTCTTTGGCTGTGTTAGTGGGTGTTGCTTGTCAGTTTTTTTGATGCAGTATTTTATTCTTCTTTGCTATTCAGTACAGCAGGCCTTCCCCAATATGGTCAACTTGGGCATGGAACTGATAATGAGGTTGGTTGCTACTCTTAAAACACATGCTGGCTTTTCTCTTATTTTCTATCAATTCAATATGATTTGATTTATGCTATTTCAGTACAATGCTAAAGAATCGTCTGTCAAGCTGACCTATGATCCCCAGCCCCGCCCAAGAGCAATAGCTGCGTTTTCTGGGAAAACTGTTGTCAAAGTTGCATGTGGAACTAACCATACAGGTTTTTCTTCATCCCTACCTTCTTTTTAACCATCATGATTAACACTGATGTCAACCCTGTTTCTTTACTTGTATGTTGCAGTTGCAGTTGATTCCAGTGGCTTTGTTTACACGTATGTGTTTAATTCACCATTTGTTTTACACAATTTCAAAACTAATAGTTAATAATAGGTGTGAGTGCGCTCTATGTTTGCTGTATGAAGACCGCATATGTGCaggacttgtttttttttttcagattTAATGTCTTCTATTTTCCCTTActggtgttttttttttgacagctGGGGTTTTGGTGGATATGGAAGGTATGATATTATTGGCATGCATCCAACTGTAACCATGTGATAATCCAAACCCAAGGAGGTTCATATAATGACTTGCTTGTTACTTAGGTTGGGGCATAGAGAACAGAAGGATGAATGGCAACCTcgcattgtagaagtcttccaGAAGCATAATGTTCTGCCTCCTAATGCTATTGTCTCAGCTGGTTCTGCGAGTTCTGCATGCACTGCTGGTATGTTACAACTATCTCTGGTGCACAGACCATTCTTATAGTCATTTAATTTAAGCTTATGCTATTTAGACTGGGGGTAATAGGTTTCTGTGGTATCTtgcttgtttgcatggatgaacTATCATAAAGGATAAGTGCTAGTAAACTTAACATTTTCCTTGTATCATCTGTTGGTATCTTCCCTGTACTTTAGACCGTGCATGCATTTGCTTAAACCCGAATTTTTACCCAACATTCATGTAAGTGCTCATCTTGATGCTGCTGCTCCCACATTAGACGTCACATTACTTCATTAAGGCAAAGCATGCAAGCATTTTTTTTGCATATTACCTGTAAGCCTCTTCTTGTACAGTTACTTTGATAATTGACACTGGATGCTACAGACGAAGAGATCTAGATGTGGTTGAAGAGTTAGGTTTTGTTTGCTCTGCTGCTTCTAAACCGTGTTGCAGCCCATTTAGATGCTGTTGCTTTCTAGATAACAAAAAAAAGGCGTTTTAGCCAGCTATCCACGTACCTGGATGGCAAATAGTCTTTAGATTCCCAAATGTATGTATATATGTAGCTGGTTTTTCTTTCCTTTCCCTTTTTGGTGCTGTCTCATGTTGGGCTTCAGCTCTAATCTACCTGAACCTGCTTTAGACTAAAAAGCTTTGTTGTTATTGATGTTGtattaaataaaaaaaactaattgagaAAATAGGGAGATAGAGCCTTACTAAAAAGTATCTTACCATTGTTTTATGCTTGCTCTTCTTAAGCAGCTTCAAAACATACACATTACAGCAGCTGCAAGTTAACCCTCTTGTATTTCTTTAGAAGTGAATTCTTATCAGATTGTTTGCCAGCTAAGCTATTTATTGCCAACCTATTGAATCTGGTGACAAAATACTAGTCAAATGACTTTATGCTTTATCACTACATAGGGTGAATAGCCCTTTGAACTATGCAAGGCAATGAGGCATATATATTTGTTTGTTCAGTTACGATGTTTTTGCTTTGGTCTGGTTTTTAGGCGTCAATTTCACCATGAGGCATCTGGCATTACCCTTGAAGTAACCTGGTCTATAATTAAATAATTTTTATTTCACATACTGCTGCAATTCATTGACTGAAAAGAATTATTATAGTTTTGAGCTGCTAAGAACCTCCTGATTGTATTGCAAAACCCATAATTGACATCATTGTATTAATTTCTGGTCGGTTTGATTTCTAGGTGGTGGACAGTTGTATATGTGGGGAAAGATGAAGAATACAGGCGATGATTGGATGTACCCGAAACCTGTGATGGATTTAAGGTTCCCCACACACTTGTCACAATAATGCAGAATACCATAATCTACCATACTTTATTGTTATTGTTCTTGTAATATgcttttgtttttttagttaTTTGTCATAGTTAACTTCATGATGTAGCATTATTATGCTTGGTTTTCTGCTTATACTGTCAATTTATTTACTTCAGTGGTTGGAATATTCGCTGCATGGCTTCTGGTAACATGCACCATGTTGTTGGTGCTGATGATTCATGCATAAGCTGGGGTCTTGCCCAGAATGGAGAGCTTGGTTATGGGCCTAACGGTCAGAAGTatgtatatataaaaatattagaaTATGTTCATTATACAGTACTTAATAGACTGTCTCACTGGCCATTGCTGTACCATATATTTGTAATATAGATCATCAGCAAATCCCAAAAAGGTTGACATTCTTGAGGGCATGCATGTTACAAGGTAATTACATTAAACCAATACATGTCTGTTTGCATTCCATCCCTTTTAAGGTTGGTCTATTAACTTGAGAACACTCCAGTGTCGGCTGTGGATTTGGACTGTCTCTGATTGTTGTGGACAGAGCAAATGTTGGTGATCGACTTGATCAGGTAATTTAATGACACTTTGGTGCATGGATGCTTCGATTAATTAATTAATATTAGGTTAAACATTCAGTCGAATGCTTTATATCATATGAGATAAGCAAAAGGAACGGGTCTTCCATTGGATAAATCTAATCTTGTAGATTTATTTTCTGCTCTGCAATTGAATAATAATGTTTAGTGATACATGCAGACAAAGGCAACTGATGGAATGATAAATAAGGGATTAAGGGGATATAACTAGGTCGCAATTGAACAAAGAACTTATCCAAACGTTCTCTCATTGACTTGGATTTATATTTACATGTTTAACATCTACCACCTGTTTTATTGCCTTGAAATATCAATGTGCTGTTAGCCTTTTCATTCTTTCGTTGTTTGGTGGACATGTTTTAATCATCATATTTTAATACatttttcttttgttgctcagcTGGAAATTTATGATGGCGATACCTCAGCTGAAGGTTTGTATTCCCTTATGTTTTTGTTTCGGAATGGCACGATTTGATTCTGGAAGCAGACACTTAAATCTTCCATGCTTTTTCCTGCATGCAAATGAAATCACTTTATTAGGCCTTAGCTGAACATTCACCCTGCATGTATTCTGAGTACATTTGTGCTGGGCTGGGTCAACCCATTCATCATGAGGCCCCATGATCCTAAATTACTACAAAAATGAACATGCAGTCTTGCTGGTTATTTACTTTTGTTGAACTGTGTTGTGCGTTCTGCAGAATAAACACTAGGGATTTGAACCATCATTTGTAGAAAACAATGAAAATACGTTGGTTTATGTTATACTTCTTTTGAGTTGACAACCAAAATTGAGTTGGCTTGCCATTCAAATTTGCTTCACAACTATAATTGACTTTACATTTTGCTGATTCTCATATCTTATTGATGGTTTTGAATTCACCACTGCAGTAGAGAAGGTGGAGGTGCAAGTAACCAAGAAGGCGTCTGCCAGCACCAATTCACGTGCCAACAAGCGCAAGAAAACTAAGGATGTTTCTGAATCTGAATCtgaagaggatgaggatgatgatgatgatgaaagtggAGATGATGAAAATGGTGATATAGAAGAGCCAAAGGGTAGGCGTGGCCGCAAACCCTCTAGAGGGAGAGGCAGGGGAGCCAAAAAGGCAACTCCTGAGGCAAAGCCATCTGGAAGGGGCAGAGGCCGCCCTAAGAAAACTGAGAGTCCTGCTCAGAAAGCCGGAACCTCAGGCAGCCGTGGTGGAAAGAGAGGAGGAAAAAGAGGAGGACCACGCAAGTGATCGTCTGTTCTACAGTAATGTGGTGTTGAAATCAGTTCAAGTGATCTCTAACACCTGATGTGATCCAACCATTGAGGATTCATTTTGGTAGCAATGCCTATTGCCCTGCCCATTTCTCACCTATTGTGGCTATTCAAAGACATTAGTTTTTTCCCCTTGTTTCCGAGTGGAGTGTGCCATCTCATTGTAAGTCTAGAAATGCCTAACCTGTACATCTGTGTTCCTCATTGATGATATTCTCTTCGGTTTTAGGCTATTAATGAACCCTTGATGGAGTGATTTCTCCTGTTCAATCACATGGCCCTTGATGAGGACACTGACTGCTGTATGCAACTATGCCTGTTTGGGTTGGACCCTCGGAAGCTATCTGCCCTGGCAGCCAATCCCAGGCGTCTATTTTTGGTGGCCTGGGGTTGGATGGGGTTGCCTGGCGTGGTCCAGTGAGTCAAGTTGGCAAGGCCACCGACCTCAAGCTGTTTCGGTCGGCGCGAGCTAGGCCCACGAGATACGAAAATTGTTTTCGGTCGGCGGAGTGATTTGCACATCCTCAGCCAAGGCTTTGGGCCGACTACAACAGCTACTCGCACAGTCGCCGCACACCACCCTCCGTTCCTAAAAAAACACTTGACAAAAGAATAGTCCAAATGAAAATATAGACGGACCAGGGCCACTTGGAATTTTTTTTTGGTTGCCTGCCTCGTCATGCAACAGTGAATGCATCCATGTGTGCTGTGAATGCCAACTTGTCAAAAGACTGACCTTGACTGAAATGTTAACCGTTGATCAATGTTTGTTTTGTTCTGATCATTTTTCCCAATACATGCATATTCGTCCTCCAAATCGTCTCTTTATTCGGTGTCCCTGAGGTAGGCTAGTTATCTTGATTGGTGATTTTGTTCGTGAGACTGACGCAGCATGTTGGTTTATACTCCATTATTCCCTCCGACCCAAGAAAGGGTGCCGGTATGGCTCCTGTTTTCAGAGAGGGTGGCCGGTATGGCGGTTTACTGGAATCGTTATTGGTCCATCCGAATCTGGCTCAGGGTGCTTGAGGCCGTCAGAACTCGTAGGAACACGACGCTTAGGGAACTCGGCGACGAGTTGTTCAACTTGATGGCCGAGATGCAACACCACATGCTCGAGATTGGAGACCTTGCCATCGACGCAACGCTTCCAGGAGCCGAACTCCTCCTTCGACGCCCTCATGTCCCGCATGAAATCCTTTAGTTCGAAGATCGCCTTGGTACTCTCACTCAGAAGGGTGAGGATTTGGCCG from Miscanthus floridulus cultivar M001 chromosome 11, ASM1932011v1, whole genome shotgun sequence includes these protein-coding regions:
- the LOC136493974 gene encoding uncharacterized protein, with translation MSASAEPEKDAAAAAAAEGDEKTEAKGAGSGWELLYCGGTSFDAMGRKVVGGAQGNLVSPTRLRPLVGVDIRFVAPGCTACHCVALDAEGKCYTWGRNEKGQLGHGDTLLRNLPTVVSQLSKYKIIKASVGRNHTVVVTDDGKSFSFGHNKHGQLGTGSLRNEIESSPVPCIVAEATNAVCGADFTIWLSSVEGSSILTAGLPQYGQLGHGTDNEYNAKESSVKLTYDPQPRPRAIAAFSGKTVVKVACGTNHTVAVDSSGFVYTWGFGGYGRLGHREQKDEWQPRIVEVFQKHNVLPPNAIVSAGSASSACTAGGGQLYMWGKMKNTGDDWMYPKPVMDLSGWNIRCMASGNMHHVVGADDSCISWGLAQNGELGYGPNGQKSSANPKKVDILEGMHVTSVGCGFGLSLIVVDRANVGDRLDQLEIYDGDTSAEVEKVEVQVTKKASASTNSRANKRKKTKDVSESESEEDEDDDDDESGDDENGDIEEPKGRRGRKPSRGRGRGAKKATPEAKPSGRGRGRPKKTESPAQKAGTSGSRGGKRGGKRGGPRK